One Cucurbita pepo subsp. pepo cultivar mu-cu-16 chromosome LG20, ASM280686v2, whole genome shotgun sequence genomic window carries:
- the LOC111783683 gene encoding basic proline-rich protein-like, with product MKTTKGGKVMNPTDAYRKELRKKELKRNKKERKKVREVGILKKDPDAIKEQIQKLEMMKADGALDKARKHKKRQLEDTLHLVIKKRKEYEEKMKEKGEVPVMFSHLGPPKRRTEEEEEGANHPNPEDSVYYHPTLNPTGAPPPGKPPMFKSSIGPRVPQSDASTSGVASSSNMEPEDVPLAVPPPPPPPPLPDSANGPALPDSLRLPPPPPLPPMPVASNLGLPSLPPPPPGPPPREQVAGRSPFLLPPSLQQATMMHPTGTSEGEKERNQPDSGSMGPSHQVPTTLPPPPPPPGMPPKPASDQSEGVSGDEERNNSSVTKDVSKLVPPPPPSRPPVPGPSLIPTLQTDVLPPGISRFPPPPPPPDMRPTLSAPGLPLPPGMMVPLMARPPFGPPLGPPPMMRPPLPPGPPPTFHEDDHIAHIPTVPQKPSYVKSAASTVVKRPLAQHTPELTAMVPASVRVRREIAAPKTKPKPSPSTAATPSLPTAPIVGKPELVSSTSAPKKQSIDDSYMAFLEDMKALGALDG from the exons AATaagaaagaacgaaaaaaGGTAAGGGAGGTGggaattttgaagaaagatCCTGATGCAATCAAGGAGCAAATTCAAAAGTTGGAAATGATGA AGGCTGATGGTGCCCTCGATAAAGCTAGAAAGCACAAGAAAAGACAGTTAGAAGATACTCTTCATCTTGTAATAAAGAAGAGGAAG GAATatgaagagaaaatgaaggaaaagggTGAGGTCCCAGTTATGTTCAG TCATTTAGGACCTCCAAAAAGACGAAcagaagaggaggaagagggagCAAATCATCCGAATCCTGAA GACTCTGTTTACTACCACCCCACACTAAATCCCACTGGAGCTCCACCACCTGGGAAGCCTCCTATGTTTAAATCTTCAATTG GACCAAGAGTTCCTCAATCTGATGCTTCTACTAGTGGTGTTGCATCATCCTCAAACATGGAGCCAGAGGATGTTCCCTTGGCTGTACCTCCACCTCCCCCTCCGCCTCCTTTGCCAGACTCTGCTAATGGTCCTGCTCTACCTGATTCCTTACGTCTACCTCCTCCACCTCCATTGCCGCCTATGCCTGTAGCATCAAACTTGGGTTTACCATCGTTGCCTCCACCACCTCCTGGACCTCCACCAAGGGAACAAGTTGCAGGTCGCTCTCCCTTTTTGCTGCCTCCATCTTTGCAGCAGGCTACTATGATGCACCCTACTGGAACCAGTGAAGGTGAAAAGGAGAGAAATCAGCCTGATTCAGGCTCCATGGGGCCTTCTCATCAG GTACCTACTACTCTCCCGCCACCTCCTCCCCCACCTGGGATGCCACCAAAGCCAGCAAGTGATCAGTCTGAAGGTGTATCAGGTGATGAGGAGAGAAATAATTCTTCAGTCACTAAAGATGTTTCTAAACTTGttcctccacctccaccttCAAGACCTCCAGTACCTGGGCCTTCATTGATACCAACCTTGCAGACTGATGTATTACCCCCTGGAATATCTCGATTTCccccacctccacctccaccagATATGCGGCCAACATTATCTGCACCTGGACTCCCACTTCCGCCTGGAATGATGGTCCCGTTGATGGCAAGGCCACCATTTGGGCCTCCCCTTGGACCTCCACCCATGATGAGACCACCTCTTCCTCCTGGCCCTCCTCCCACTTTTCATGAAGATGACCATATTGCACATATCCCAACTGTCCCTCAAAAGCCCTCATATGTTAAGTCTGCTGCGTCTACTGTCGTTAAGCGTCCACTGGCTCAGCACACTCCAGAACTTACAGCAATG GTTCCTGCATCAGTTAGAGTGAGAAGAGAGATTGCAGCACCAAAGACAAAACCGAAGCCTTCTCCATCAACTGCAGCAACACCGTCTCTGCCCACAGCTCCTATTGTAGGGAAGCCAGAGTTGGTTAGCTCGACATCAGCCCCAAAGAAACAGAGTATCGATGACTCATATATGGCCTTTTTGGAGGACATGAAAGCCCTTGGCGCTCTTGATGGATGA